aaaaattggaatgcataatcgtataattaacaaaaattcaatagttaggttttcaactaattacctgatggcccatattgcaatttacaaattgtagccgtggagttcgcaaggcggatccacttggaacgaattctcgggatgacaccagtttcgagatatttcccgaactttgcggagaaatgcatcggcgttccagttaggttctttaaaaaacgtcgctttatgcattgaagcacaaaactggaacgccgatgcatttctccgcaaagttcgggaaatatctcgaaactggtgtcatcccaaatattcgttccaagtggatccgccttgcgaactccacggctacaatttgtaaatttaatatgggccatcaggtaattagttaaaaacttaatttttgAATTTctgttagtcgattatgcatttcaatttttttttgcaagtaatgtccgcctcttcgaatagaccaccTCATAActggaattgggctatctgccacaggcaaccttaaataaattgtgaaagtgttcgctgaaacaccctgtatatgccgtGTTCATTGcgactgcgaagcattgaagagacctttattatagtgccgcaagcataaaattaattcctgtgcatgaaattggcgtgttggaatacgccaTTTGATGTCATTTTGAAAACATTACGgcacgcagtcatccttgttgAAGGAGCCGTCGTGTTCTGTCAAAGTTCTGTTCTTATTACGAAGTAGTAAATGCGGctcggaatataattgcacaagGTCTAAAATACAACGCGCAACACGATAATCTGGTTGAAAAGTGCGCTATacagtgctattataggcgagccgtggcgctcACCCACATGAAATATAAGGTATGAATTCATggtttctttaggcgaaataattgaCTCATATGGAATacattaggtataattaaaagttataaacgctcatggattccatccacgcaagctatccagaaagctTGACTATCTCGTAGAATGAATGCCGATTCCGACGAGAATACAccacaaggattacgcgtgcgtttagagattacgctgcatagcccgctgtagcctacaggccccgacccccctccccctcccccagatgtgttgtcgcagtgctaagagggacaaacagcaattttttttttttttttgcgcaaggcaacgcctatctagatgcactagggagcgaggcttgcttgctaggtatgccgcgcacgcgcagaccaaggcCGTAGTTTTCCGCGGTTGagctccgccgacgagcggccaccggttTGGCGTTcagagttattttgtgggcacccgTACGTCTATACGGACAAGATAAAATAGCTCAGCATGGCGGTCGAACAACAATCGCAAGTGCACTGTGCCGCTGGCATGAGGTTTAGCCCATAGAGCGTGTGAACTCATTCAGGCACTAACATTGTTAACCCTTCGAGACAATTTGATCCAAGCCAGTCATCATCGGTGCATCCCCTTCCCTGAACACTGCCCATGCTACTTTCCTCTAGGGAACGCTGTGTCACTGATAAGCCCTTTCGTTCGCAACCTGAAAGTGCCGGGAGCGCAGTCAAATATTCATACAAGATAGATCACGATTAGTTTTGGGAAGATATGACACAAAGGCTGCAAATTTCCGAGAGCAGCCGTAATTTAGCGGCGGCCCAGCCCACACTTTCACCAGACTGGGTTGACTAACAAAAGCGACGCGCTCGTTTTGTTGCTTCGCAAATCCTAAGACCGTGCAACATGGCTCAATGTTTAGAGACGAGCATAGCTTAAAATATATAAGCGGGGCAAGATTGCGTACCAGCTGAGATAGTATGCTGGTTCCGACGAACCAGTGGTGTGCCCTTGAACCCAGCGGCTAAACCAGAAGCACTCCACAGATATAGTGCTGGTTTGTAATTCAGTCATGGCCGACGTACGGCCGTCAGTCTGGGCCTTGAAAGTTGTACAGTAAACGCACTGAGCCCCCTAGACACGCCTGCCTCACAGAAAGCGTGAATCGTTTCTACGTAAAGACGCCTTAGCTATCCCAGTCCAGACAGTAACATATGGGGACATGGCATGGCGGGCCCCATAATACTTCGCCACACCGGTTCAAGCTAGCGCGAGCGAAAACACCGAGATTCGAGGGCAGACTCGGGGCTTGCGAAAGTGCTAGAGCTAGCTACACGAACGAGCAAGTTGCATACTCGTGAGGGCCACAACTCGGATTGCTGCGGTGCTGCTCTAGTGCTCTAGACAACCGTGACAGGCTGTGCGACACTAAGTGAGCCAACCCTTGcaattattgttttgttttttaattaaATTGCACTAGCGTCGATCGCAAGGCGTATCAGCGGCCTTTTAGCGGCGACGGGTACCCCTGAAGAAAACAGGGCCGCAGAACACATACTTGGAAATGGCCTTACGCGCTATCGTATGCAGTCACCGAACCTGCCGCCACTGATACGATGTAGCCGACGCTCGTGCTATTTTGAAGAAATCGAAAGGGTGTACAGCTGTTTTCATATCAAACAATGAGCGATACATGTTGCCGTAAGGAAGTGCAAAGCCAGAAACGTACGCAATCGCAACCAAACACCCATGCTGAAACATTACTCGACGTTCCACTTACACCGTAGTAAGAGCAGCGCTTGACGGCCCCACGAATGATGGTCACGCGCTTCGACCATGCAACATATAGCGCTTCCCGAACGAAAAGTGCAGCCTTTAAGGCATTATATTGGAGGGTTGTTCAAAACCACTCGTCGCTGCTGAGGGGCGTAACCAAAGTACactcttgcaatttttttttaatatcgcgcGAGCGCCGACCACGCTGCTTGTCAGCGGCCTTGCAGCATAATACATTTGAACTGGAAGTTGCCTTGCACGCCCGCGCGCAAAGGCGACTATCCCACAGCCCCTCACCGCTACATGACCACTGACACGCCAAGCGGTCGACGCTCGGGTGACATCAAATAAATTGCAAGGTTGTACAATGTCAGTTCCAGTAGAGAGGCGGCGTCGGCCAAAATTCTAGAATTCGAGGAACGTCTGCGATTACATGAATGGCGTTCTTTACGCTGCTGGTAACACGCGCATCTGGCTGTAACCGCGAAGCAAGGATGCTAACAGCATTCGAACAAAAACTCGCACTTACCTTCGAGACAGGAGGCATGGCTCCGACTTGCGCTCAGTGCAAAAATTGAAAGACCACGTATGCAGGCACCTACTGCGCGTCCGAAGCAGATTGTTCCGGGTGCAGTGTCGAAGCTGCTGCTTCGAAAACGTTCACAGAAGAAGTGACCGAACGGGGGAGAATTATTGCGATATGTTGGCAGTGCGCGCGCATGTGACCCATGTCttgatgacgtcacaatgggcTAATCGACGCACTCTCAATTGGTTGCGTCTGCGCACAAACCGCACGAACGTTTCGAAGCATATTGCTCGCGCCCTGCAGTTGTGTTCTATGTGAGATAGCGCACCAATTACTTTGTGCAAGCCAAACGCCCcgtgaaagtgttttttttttcgccacgtTACACTGGCAGTAGTCAGTTAGTGGGATTACTCAGCCTCTTGGCGATGACCACGgcgtaagataaacaggagcgccgactcgcCTGATAAGGTGTTCCCCCCTTAAGCCACGGCGAGCCAGCTCAATGTGACGCAAATCATAGATGGCACGAAAACTTGTTACTAGCAGCGAAAGCTGCGTCGCCTGCATTGGCCCAAGCATGGCGTGcatctatactccgtttcatagaTTAGGTgaaacgctgtggaagctacgcaaggaGTTCGGTGACCAACATTTATCATGCGGCGCGTTCCTTCtctgcttcgctgcgcgccagtgGCGTTTGCTCGCccgagcatgcacgtgaggctgccgcgatgggctgcaaataataaacgtgaaaacaaaaaaatcacgaggattacgacactccctaatgtgaagtttgagcgcagctctatgcatgttttcatttcgcgatatattggctggcgcggacaatgtctcgtgcggcGCGTTGGAAACTGAGCGAAGTGTTCGGTCGACTgcttcgctaatcgggagatcgcgagaggcggcgcgtgggcgacgcgtggacgcgattcacagcagcagccgcagacagacctccgctcatgccgCGCTTTGGTGAACAGAAAACGCGTAGAGTTCCTCGGTGCGCGTGCCCCCGCGAATGGAGCGGAGGCGGGCAaacgcatcgaggcaccctaacgacgcgcgctaccctggcgccatctcgtagccatcgtcgccatagtacatcttgtgcggcactacgcttttcttctcacgctttcgccttaccatcctccactttccgcctcgtggtaccgctgcaccctccttctccgctttcctccggGAGCTATCTTGGCTCTCGCCGTCGTTCATcacccgctgcgctccgcgtttgctctttcactgtggtcgttcgctcggttacgaggtaagacgccgacgctcgccgcaggaacgggcgcctaagagcaacGCTCTAAAACGAGCAGAGGCCTTGCAGTCTGCCTTCGAACGTCAAGTGCCACAGTGATTTCAACGTGCGCCAGACGTCAGCCTGAGCGGCCACCTTAATACAGTCATCCAGACTGCGGACGGCAGGCCCTATGTGCTTCTTTCTTATCTTTTTGAGGCCGGGGCATTCCCGCAGCAAGTGGTGCAGACTGGACAGTGTTCTTATGCTGCATGTCTTACAGGTGACAGCAAGCGCGGTGGAGGAACGTATACTTCGTCCCGTGGAAGCGCACCCTGCTCGGTGTTGTCTCGTGTGTTCCGTGTTCACCTAGAGGTGGTCATCCACCATGCTGGGGCATCATAAGTGAGGGCTGCTCCCGTCCTTGCTTTGTGGGTCCGGACAGGAGCACCACGCGGAAGCCCCTTGGGGAGAGGATGGGTGTCATGTTGCACCCTTGTCCGAAGCTTCCTTTTAGCGCTGTAATCTGCCTTGCTCTAGTAAACCTTCCGGTCCCAAGAGCTTTGGCGCGATAGAGACATCGTCCGTTGGAGCAGATGATCGGGGGTATACCAGCTCGCTCGCCACGTCTTGGGCCGCGCCGTTGCAGACACTGTCCGCGTGTCCCGGGACCCAGTCCACGCCCACCTCAGTTCCGTGCGACAGATGAAAATGCTACGTAGCTTGTTTTATAAGCATGGTTCTCCCAATTAAGTACCAACACGTGGAATTCTCAAAAGCGATTTTACGACCTCCAGAGAGTCAGTAAAAACAGTTGTTATCTGGCCGTCTTATGCGGCGTCACGGTTCATCTCCTTCATTGTCTGCAAGGCGAACAGAATGACGTGAAGCTCTATTTTCTTAATTGGCGGCTCCTCTTAGTCTGGAAACACCGCATCCTCGTGCCTGTTGCCACAAGAGAACGCCCCTGCTGAAAGTCGGGACTGCCTGGTCAGCCCTGATAGCTTCTCCAGATAAGGTGAGGACTCCTGCCGAAGAAGCTAACAGTAAATCGACTCTCACCGCTACAGCCAGGGTTCGACTCACTCAACCACTCATTCATGTCGGGCTCGAGACTGCTCAGCAAAGAGccgcacaagccgcagctcaacGTCGACGCCGGGCAGATATTTTGGCGTGTAGTCATGAAAACGTGGACAAGAGGTTTCGCCGAAACGATCTCGCACAACAGCCTCCTTGCACCGCTTACTACGATATCCGAGGTTGGCGCTTTTGCTTCTAACGCTGTAGCTGTGCTTCGCGTTTTACGTCAGGcgtgtttattttatttactttttcagatgcgaagcagcttatggcgggagctttgtccgtccctcccgcggcgtcccacacccacacagcgcatgcgcgtcccctcccccctctctctctctcctacgctcccccctttctctcctctaggaatccggagcggcgcgcacgacaggtggtgcgacagctgcatacgctgctgggggcgccacggtagttccgcggtatgaaaatgacggagcgcgcgcacctcattctctctcctgtgcagcgccgcgatgagcgctcgggccactgccgcgaaaccatctcccgctcaagctaaccatctccccgctgcttcgcatccacacatggttccctttagcgggagatggagtaattttttttctatttctataTGACTTTGTAAAAAATTGTGTGCTGCAGAATATCTTGTTTTCCGTTTTTCTCGCAGAAAATGGCAGAGATAAACGCAGGAAATGGGTGAATAATTAAGCGAGTGGATTAGATAGTTAGTGAATTAATGAGTGGAGAATTAGTGGCTGTCAGAATGAACGAGTGTGTGACCAAGCGAGTGAGCGCGAATGTGTTGATGCGAGTGAGTGAGTCATTGTGTGAGGGGGTGGTTACCGTGTGACTAAGGGAATAAACGATTGAGTGTGCAAGCATACGTGCTTCAGTAGGCCGGCTGTATTTTTGTCACTGTCTCAACGCAATGGCACACGCCACGCCTTCAAGCGCCCTCAAGGACGCTTAATGTGAAATTTAATTTCTGAAGCAGACGCAGTTTTCTTTGAATCTTCCAGTGCAGTATCCACCTTTCTGGGCCTTCTTCTCTTTGCAGTACTTTGAGCATTCGTTGGACCCGAAGGGGCAGCCGAAGCTTTTACCTGCGGCAGTAAGAATTCACCAGGCAAGCTCAAAAAGAACGTGAAACACATATTAATATACTATTGTtaagacacacacaaacgcacacactgATCCCTAAAGGATATACGTTGTCTTTATAGGAAGGCAACCCGCATGGACCGAGAACGTCCAGCAGCTAGATGCGAGAGTTACAATGCCACATGTAGCTCATACATCAGCACCATCCTGTCAGACATGCAAGTGCTGCACCCTCAAAGAACAGGGTATAACCTCTGGTCTAACCTCTAATCCACATTGGTAGTCTTATATTGCTGAAATGCATGTGCGCAAGAAGTAGCCTGTATCCGGTAAAACATGCTGCTACTCCTTTAGCCCCACGATGTTGCATGTGGAAATCGCCATTACATACAGATAGGTCTGCGTTGATGTGTTGACGCTACGCATCATTCCAGAGAGAACACTGCGGGCACCACTTAAGAACAGATACCAATGTCACCGCGTTTATCATCGCTATCATCAACATAAATTGAAgagtgaacaagaaaaaaaaacgcctgttACGAGTAATGACAAGGAAATGTGACGTGTAATCGCTCTGTAGCCAGTTTCTAAGCATGAGGCTTTCCCAGGAGTACGTCTTGGAGTCTGAATTAAACCGCTGTTAGAAATCCAGGTAAACCTGGGATGACTATTCTAGACATTGACAAATTCGGTCCTACTGTTGAATTCACCaccttgtcagctctgattgactgagagggctgctacggcctctctgacTGGCTCAAAATGTCGCCATTGCaaaatttgacaatatggcggaaatTGACAATGTTCACACAGTGACAGCGCCCCTAAAAACGAAACAATGCATTGGAGAAGTTCCTGAATTCCTGTTCATAGCACGTGATCAGATGAACACTGAAGagaaaatgtggttgatccctcttatataggaatcggtatagaacacgaaagtgaaacgtgtcttcacagaagtagtgtaatgtttattgcacattgatatataatgtctattggtgttctgtggctaaagcgcccttaggcgttgatgcacccacgctgacgcctggtggcacgtctcctccatcacgactaccaacgtcgatgaccatgagcaaccgtcgtgcatatggaagctgcactacgctgcacacgctagcacaacgcgaaagacgaagcacgtaactgacacactaatacaacgcgcaagacaaagcacgtaactgaatcgtcaccgagtcaaatcagcgcgtacagcgcgtcgtaattgcagcctccgcgatcaacttcagaaacattttcagagctaattgcggaggccatgctccgctgtgctgagtacggtgaacgccacctagcgttggtagtgcttcttgatgccagcgtcccttcgaatgctggcatcgaggcgtcgtagtgctgacacccccgaagcgttcactgtcggtgcgcgttagtgtcataatgcagtacttctcttttctgctcgtaggcgcactgtaaaaaatttccgtaattttacagcgaaaacctacgtaaaatttacgcaGACCATTccgttttatgaaaaacggcgggatcctacgtaaaaaagacggacgtgagcccCGTTTATAAAAAAACGGCAGGATtgtacgtaaaaaagacggacgtgagctccgtttttgaaatacggagagccgtccgtaatttcatgtggagggcaactgaacatgtcacgagtgaaaaatgaacacgcaaagaatataacgaaaagacactgtctactctaactgccagttacatatatcaccatagataacgctgtttgaacattatgcgcgtgcgagtatagtaaacacacaaaaagaagcaggtagggtttgagcggtggcgctgcttaccacaccttcatcgcgcctacacgctgggttgcatttctccggcacaaacaaccgtacgagtggtcgctaatggcggacggtggaggtggtgttcctggcgcatttgtgatttcactctaaataggaaggaatcggcgctggattgttacacaagtaagtgatttacgtgtccttttttcgttattggtgcacgttgcgcgtgcgaaatgctccgcgatggccggtgatgggctcaattgtgtcgtgtgagcacgcttttaacgagattccttggccatgaggattgacaaagcgacattgcgagtctgtgataaaggggtgttgcatttgttgtgttgaatgcatactcactacagctgagacgcgtaggcaatattagcggcgttgacgcctctagcagctcctttgtcgtctgtatgtggccgctggtttactgacgttagcattccagtttgTAGTGTGttgtgtgctcggcgttccaaaattaagtgaaggcgttgtacccaTTACTATCGCTTCCGACGCGGTGCAACgctatgttaccaatattcggtgacgcattgaatcaaagtgaaatttttagcaattattataagcttcggacgcagtgccctGGCTGGGTGTGCCTAATAGCACTGTTCACACCTGGGATTGGAAGATTGgtcatgtatgaagacctcatagagcatgtttgatgtgcatgccccttcattacaatgaaatgacggtggagcgtgcttattgccgtaaccttgtgccatctgcagtgttaggtaacacgggtgtcacacggtgccctttcgttagtagtagagcccgagcactcgtgcacgatcgcaattgaaagttgtccgcgtgatacccgttaaggttcattgcaaaggaaacggattatttcctacctggcaatctgtattagtttttttttttttttgacagctaccaggctgacgattaacgttctgacgaAGTACGTGAGgatatcacgtattctgggagggaggattgccgcttaatAATTCTGCATAACAAtactgcaataattctaaaatgcgtgcatgtgttgtaatttatgcagggcaaaatattttgtcagctaatttttcgaatagaaggtgcttcataaagtttttttgcaaataagttaaacgaggccattagcactttataaaatactg
The DNA window shown above is from Dermacentor silvarum isolate Dsil-2018 chromosome 1, BIME_Dsil_1.4, whole genome shotgun sequence and carries:
- the LOC119452232 gene encoding defensin BmKDfsin4-like; this encodes MKMIAFTITLLIISDYLGPCCAARATVCSRAFMVIRKSFGCPFGSNECSKYCKEKKAQKGGYCTGRFKENCVCFRN